The following are from one region of the Polaribacter marinaquae genome:
- a CDS encoding DUF6503 family protein — translation MKKTIYLCLITLIFISCKEEKKATEPKTETIEIEKNTALKYPKNLLDIFDAHGGIENWQKMKSLVFTMETKNGDEIIATNLKSREALLTNKNSTIGFDGSKVWLENKSKEKHKGYDPIYGYNLMFYFYAMPFILADDGINYKDAEPLVFEGKTYPGIEITYNNGVGETPEDRYVLYYNATTFNMEWLGYTVNFVEGIDKKELHFRRYKDWQNVNGLILPKSIIGYTFKNNKPIKPKGTNVFKDVKLSEKAFDLKMFKKTENGNYLN, via the coding sequence ATGAAAAAAACTATCTATTTATGTCTTATAACACTAATTTTTATTTCTTGTAAAGAAGAAAAAAAAGCGACAGAGCCTAAGACAGAAACAATTGAAATTGAAAAAAACACAGCTTTAAAATATCCGAAGAATTTATTAGATATTTTTGATGCTCATGGAGGTATCGAAAACTGGCAAAAAATGAAGTCTCTTGTTTTTACAATGGAAACTAAAAATGGAGATGAAATAATAGCAACCAATTTAAAAAGCAGAGAAGCTTTATTAACTAACAAAAATAGTACAATTGGTTTTGACGGATCTAAAGTATGGTTAGAAAATAAGTCAAAAGAAAAACACAAAGGATATGATCCTATTTATGGCTATAATTTGATGTTTTATTTTTATGCGATGCCTTTTATTTTAGCTGATGATGGTATTAATTATAAAGATGCAGAACCTTTAGTTTTTGAAGGAAAAACCTATCCAGGAATTGAAATAACATATAATAATGGTGTTGGTGAAACACCAGAAGACAGATATGTTTTATATTATAATGCAACAACTTTTAATATGGAGTGGCTTGGTTATACTGTTAATTTTGTTGAAGGAATCGACAAGAAAGAATTACATTTTAGAAGATATAAAGATTGGCAAAATGTAAATGGCTTAATACTACCAAAATCTATTATTGGCTATACTTTTAAAAATAATAAACCAATTAAACCAAAAGGAACCAACGTATTTAAAGATGTAAAACTATCTGAAAAAGCATTTGATTTAAAAATGTTTAAAAAAACAGAAAACGGTAACTATTTAAATTAA
- a CDS encoding NAD(P)H-dependent oxidoreductase, producing MKKVLVLFSHPNYEKSRVNKVLINHIKDIENVTVHDLYEEYPDFHIDVKFEKELLNTHDVIIWHHPFYWYSCPPLMKQWIDMVLEFNWAYGPEGKALHNKICLNAITTGGSKEVYCSAGYNSFTVAQFLRPFEQTANLCGMNYLPPFAVMGTHKLSDEKLENYKLNYGKLIDLLKSDVLLNNVEKTSFINDYPQLKNE from the coding sequence ATGAAAAAAGTTTTAGTGCTATTTTCTCATCCAAACTACGAGAAATCTAGAGTTAATAAGGTTTTAATAAATCATATTAAAGATATAGAAAACGTAACAGTACATGATTTGTATGAAGAATATCCAGATTTTCATATTGATGTAAAATTTGAAAAAGAACTTTTAAATACGCACGATGTTATAATTTGGCATCATCCTTTTTATTGGTATAGTTGCCCGCCATTAATGAAACAATGGATTGATATGGTTCTTGAGTTTAATTGGGCTTATGGGCCAGAAGGAAAAGCGTTGCACAATAAAATTTGTTTAAACGCTATTACAACTGGTGGTTCTAAAGAAGTCTACTGTTCTGCAGGATACAATAGTTTTACCGTAGCACAATTTTTAAGACCTTTTGAGCAAACTGCAAATTTATGCGGAATGAATTATTTACCGCCGTTTGCAGTTATGGGAACTCACAAACTTTCTGATGAAAAATTAGAAAACTATAAATTAAACTACGGAAAACTGATAGATTTATTAAAGTCTGATGTTTTATTAAATAATGTAGAAAAAACGTCATTTATAAATGATTATCCGCAACTTAAAAACGAGTAA
- a CDS encoding monovalent cation:proton antiporter-2 (CPA2) family protein — MTGSLLFEAIMFLLGAIICVSIAKRLGLSSVIGYLLAGVLIGPYVLGFIGEEGEDILHFAEFGVVMMLFLIGLEIEPKNFWKMRKTILGMGGIQVAATMLLSYLLFTFLGFDWKVSLVISMAVALSSTAIAMQTIKEKGLMDTNFGTAAFSILLFQDIIVIFMLGFIPLLSTSASTKTTNTHSESSSLLESLPIGFQTLAIILSVVLIIVVGNYLVVPMLRKVAKTGVRELLIAAALLIVFGISFLMEFVGISPALGAFLGGVVLSNSEFKHELESTLEPFKNLLLGLFFMAVGASINFIVIAKSPFTIGGVLIAIIVMKGLILYITGSIFKLKLDQKLLLTFSLSQVGEFAFVLLSFAFGLNILEQEQMDMLLVITALSMAITPIISIVNERFILPKVGTKESVKRPMDHIAKSQKIILVGFGHFGSTIGRFLRSHGVEATILDHDSNRVDFLRKMGFEVYYGDATREDLLESAGIAEAKIIICATNKISVSKAISKIVKEKYPQVELMIRTKNRYDAYELLNNGEQNIYRESLETSLVLAKDVLSKMGFRKYTLNRQVQNFIKYDVESLRRLATETKREDDYIFKARKELEQQEKFLNEDFKRGIVEFDNHWDSEHIREILNKSKK; from the coding sequence ATGACAGGGAGTTTACTTTTTGAAGCTATAATGTTTTTGCTTGGAGCCATTATTTGTGTCTCTATCGCTAAGCGATTAGGATTAAGCTCTGTGATTGGTTACTTATTGGCAGGTGTTTTAATAGGACCATATGTTTTAGGTTTTATTGGTGAAGAAGGAGAAGATATTTTACATTTTGCAGAATTTGGTGTTGTAATGATGCTGTTTTTAATTGGTTTAGAAATAGAACCTAAAAACTTCTGGAAAATGCGTAAAACCATTTTAGGAATGGGAGGAATACAAGTTGCTGCTACAATGTTACTTTCTTACTTGTTATTTACTTTTCTTGGTTTCGATTGGAAAGTTTCTTTAGTAATTTCTATGGCAGTAGCACTTTCTTCTACAGCAATTGCTATGCAAACAATTAAAGAAAAAGGTTTAATGGATACCAATTTTGGCACTGCTGCATTTTCTATATTGTTATTTCAAGATATTATTGTAATATTTATGTTGGGTTTTATACCGCTACTTTCTACTTCAGCATCAACAAAAACTACAAATACACATTCAGAATCTTCTAGTTTACTAGAAAGTTTACCAATAGGTTTTCAAACTTTGGCAATCATTTTATCTGTTGTTTTAATTATAGTAGTTGGTAATTATTTGGTGGTGCCAATGTTAAGAAAAGTTGCAAAAACTGGCGTAAGAGAGTTGTTAATTGCTGCGGCTTTGTTAATTGTATTCGGAATCTCTTTTTTAATGGAATTTGTTGGTATAAGTCCGGCCTTAGGTGCTTTTTTAGGTGGTGTTGTTCTTTCTAACAGTGAGTTTAAACACGAGCTAGAAAGTACATTAGAACCCTTTAAAAACTTACTTTTAGGGCTGTTTTTTATGGCTGTAGGTGCTTCAATTAATTTTATTGTTATTGCTAAAAGCCCTTTTACTATTGGCGGAGTTCTAATTGCAATTATTGTAATGAAAGGGTTGATTTTATATATTACTGGTTCTATTTTTAAGTTAAAATTAGATCAGAAATTATTATTAACGTTTAGTTTGTCGCAAGTTGGTGAATTTGCATTTGTGTTACTGTCTTTTGCGTTTGGTCTAAATATTTTAGAGCAAGAACAAATGGATATGCTACTTGTAATTACAGCATTAAGTATGGCAATAACGCCAATAATTAGCATTGTAAATGAACGCTTTATTTTACCAAAAGTAGGTACAAAAGAATCTGTAAAAAGACCTATGGATCATATTGCGAAATCTCAAAAAATAATTTTAGTTGGTTTTGGGCATTTTGGAAGTACAATTGGAAGGTTTTTAAGATCTCATGGTGTAGAAGCTACTATTTTAGATCACGATTCTAATCGTGTAGATTTTCTAAGGAAAATGGGTTTCGAAGTGTATTATGGCGATGCTACAAGAGAAGATTTATTAGAATCTGCAGGTATTGCAGAAGCAAAAATTATTATTTGTGCTACTAATAAAATTAGTGTTTCGAAAGCAATTAGTAAAATTGTAAAAGAGAAATATCCGCAAGTAGAATTAATGATTCGTACTAAAAACAGGTACGATGCATACGAGCTTTTAAACAACGGAGAACAAAATATTTATAGAGAATCTTTAGAAACATCTTTAGTTTTGGCAAAAGATGTTTTAAGTAAAATGGGTTTTAGAAAATATACGTTAAATAGGCAGGTTCAAAACTTTATTAAATACGATGTAGAAAGTCTTAGACGGTTAGCTACAGAAACGAAACGTGAAGATGATTATATTTTTAAAGCTAGAAAGGAATTAGAACAGCAAGAAAAATTTTTAAATGAAGATTTTAAAAGAGGAATTGTAGAGTTTGATAATCATTGGGATAGTGAGCATATTAGAGAAATTTTAAACAAATCTAAAAAATAA
- a CDS encoding MarC family protein encodes MDNLITFAITVFTGFFAITNPISNMTVFLSLTEGADKKTKRDINKRANIIAFIIVTVFILLGKYIFELFNISIPAFKITGGILIFFIGFEMLQSKKSNVKSIKNVNIDENIAVSPLAIPILAGPGTIVTAMNFVSNAAPLQLFMVIAIFGSMSLLTYFTFRISDLIVKIVGNNIISVIGKIMGLIIAIIGTGMIIQGIKISFDLISN; translated from the coding sequence ATGGATAACTTAATTACGTTTGCAATTACAGTATTTACCGGCTTTTTTGCGATTACAAATCCTATTTCTAACATGACGGTATTTTTGTCTTTAACAGAAGGCGCAGATAAAAAAACAAAAAGAGATATTAATAAACGAGCAAATATTATTGCGTTTATTATTGTTACTGTTTTTATCCTTTTAGGAAAATATATTTTCGAATTATTTAATATCAGTATTCCGGCTTTTAAAATTACTGGCGGAATTTTAATATTCTTTATTGGTTTTGAGATGTTGCAGTCTAAAAAATCGAATGTTAAGAGTATAAAAAATGTAAATATTGATGAAAATATTGCGGTTTCTCCTTTAGCAATTCCTATTCTTGCTGGTCCTGGAACAATTGTAACCGCTATGAATTTTGTTTCTAATGCAGCACCTTTACAGTTATTTATGGTAATTGCTATCTTTGGTTCTATGAGTTTATTAACTTATTTTACATTTAGAATTAGCGATTTAATTGTAAAAATTGTTGGTAATAATATCATTTCTGTAATTGGTAAAATTATGGGATTAATCATTGCAATTATTGGTACCGGAATGATTATACAAGGAATTAAAATTTCTTTCGATTTAATTTCTAATTAG
- a CDS encoding SDR family NAD(P)-dependent oxidoreductase, with protein MNILITGSTDGIGKLTALKLAKEGHEVYIHGRNKAKVDSVIAEIKNASNNENIKGFVADFSDLNAVKQLAEQIKNEVSSLDVLINNAGIFKAPLQKTKDGLDIRMSVNYLAPYILTESIVSILEKGSETRIVNLSSAAQSTVKKGILTGAVSINASDAYAQSKLALTMWSFHFAKQHPNITTIAVNPGSLLNTKMAKEAYGQHWSPAEKGVDILYDLATSDAYKDATGKYFDNDKGETIGRFSPAHPDAYDEVKISELLEITNRII; from the coding sequence ATGAATATATTAATCACAGGAAGTACAGACGGTATAGGAAAACTTACTGCTTTAAAACTAGCCAAAGAAGGCCATGAAGTATATATTCACGGAAGAAACAAAGCTAAAGTAGATAGTGTTATTGCCGAAATTAAAAATGCTTCAAACAACGAAAATATAAAAGGATTTGTTGCCGATTTTTCAGATTTAAATGCTGTAAAACAACTTGCGGAACAAATTAAAAATGAAGTATCAAGTTTAGATGTTTTAATTAATAATGCAGGTATTTTTAAAGCACCTTTACAAAAAACAAAAGACGGATTAGATATTAGAATGTCTGTTAACTATTTAGCGCCTTATATTTTAACGGAATCTATTGTATCTATTTTAGAAAAAGGATCAGAAACAAGAATTGTCAATTTAAGTTCTGCAGCACAATCAACTGTTAAAAAAGGGATTCTTACAGGAGCTGTTTCTATTAATGCAAGCGATGCTTACGCACAAAGCAAATTAGCTTTAACCATGTGGAGTTTTCATTTTGCAAAACAACATCCAAATATTACGACTATTGCTGTTAATCCTGGTTCTTTATTAAATACTAAAATGGCTAAAGAAGCTTATGGGCAACATTGGTCGCCAGCAGAAAAAGGTGTAGATATTTTATATGATTTAGCAACTTCTGATGCTTATAAAGACGCTACAGGAAAATATTTTGATAACGATAAAGGCGAAACAATTGGGCGTTTTTCACCTGCACATCCAGATGCTTATGATGAAGTTAAAATATCAGAATTATTAGAAATAACTAATCGCATTATATAA
- the tyrS gene encoding tyrosine--tRNA ligase codes for MKNFIEELKWRGMLHDSMPGTEEHLLEEMRSAYVGFDPTADSLHIGNLVPIMLLAHYQRCGHRPIALVGGATGMIGDPSGKSAERNLLDEKTLRHNQECVKGQLGHFLDFESDAKNAAILVNNYDWMKDISFLDFIRDIGKHITVNYMMAKDSVKNRISSESKDGMSFTEFTYQMVQGYDFLHLFRENATTIQMGGSDQWGNITTGTELIRRIGNGKGYAITCPLITKSDGSKFGKSEGGNVWLDAKRTSAYKFYQYWLNTSDEDAEKYIKIFTFLDEETINSLIEEHKEAPHVRVLQKRLGEEVTTLVHGKENYEKAIAASNILFGKSNADDLKSLDEQTFLDVFDGVPQATVSAEDVSEGLDMIAALSAKTNFLKSNGDARRALKENAISVNKEKVKEDFTISKEDLIANKYVLLQRGKKTYYLLKVD; via the coding sequence ATGAAGAATTTTATTGAAGAATTAAAATGGAGAGGAATGTTGCACGACAGCATGCCAGGAACTGAAGAACATTTACTAGAAGAAATGAGAAGTGCTTATGTTGGTTTTGATCCAACTGCAGATTCTTTACATATTGGTAATTTAGTACCAATTATGTTGCTTGCTCATTATCAAAGATGTGGACACAGACCTATTGCTTTGGTTGGTGGTGCAACTGGTATGATTGGAGATCCTTCAGGAAAATCTGCAGAACGTAATTTGTTAGATGAAAAAACATTGCGTCATAATCAAGAATGTGTAAAAGGACAATTAGGCCATTTTTTAGATTTTGAATCTGATGCAAAAAATGCTGCAATCTTGGTGAATAACTACGATTGGATGAAAGATATATCTTTCTTAGATTTTATTAGAGATATTGGTAAGCATATTACTGTTAACTACATGATGGCTAAAGATTCTGTAAAAAACAGAATTAGTTCTGAGTCTAAAGACGGAATGTCTTTTACAGAGTTTACTTATCAAATGGTACAAGGTTATGATTTCTTGCATTTATTTAGAGAAAACGCAACTACTATTCAAATGGGTGGTTCTGATCAATGGGGAAATATTACTACAGGTACAGAATTAATTAGAAGAATTGGTAACGGAAAAGGATATGCAATTACATGTCCGTTAATTACAAAATCTGATGGTTCTAAGTTCGGAAAATCTGAAGGTGGAAATGTTTGGTTAGATGCTAAAAGAACTTCTGCTTATAAATTTTACCAATATTGGTTAAATACTTCTGATGAAGATGCAGAAAAGTATATTAAAATCTTTACTTTTTTAGACGAAGAAACTATTAATTCTTTAATTGAAGAACATAAAGAAGCGCCTCATGTACGTGTTTTACAAAAACGTTTAGGAGAAGAAGTTACCACCTTAGTTCACGGAAAAGAAAATTACGAAAAAGCAATTGCTGCTTCTAATATCTTATTCGGAAAATCGAATGCAGATGATTTAAAATCTTTAGACGAACAAACGTTTTTAGATGTTTTTGATGGTGTACCACAAGCAACTGTTTCTGCAGAAGATGTTTCAGAAGGATTAGATATGATTGCTGCTTTATCTGCAAAAACAAACTTCTTAAAATCTAACGGAGACGCAAGAAGAGCTTTAAAAGAAAATGCAATTTCTGTAAATAAAGAAAAGGTTAAAGAAGACTTTACAATTTCTAAAGAAGACTTAATTGCAAATAAATATGTTTTATTACAAAGAGGTAAAAAAACGTACTATCTACTAAAAGTAGATTAG
- a CDS encoding DUF4296 domain-containing protein yields MKNASYILIFLVLVLVSCNSNTIFEKPKDLIPKDTMSLLLQEMMIATSAKFIKNKNSEKNINYMPLVYNKFKIDSTRFDKSNYYYMSKIDLYQKILEDAVENIEARNTVYKDLKTKLDSIRKDSLDRIRDKQKRLDSLKLVGKLDTLATGKVLDEIITRE; encoded by the coding sequence ATGAAAAACGCTAGCTATATTCTTATATTTTTAGTTTTAGTTTTAGTTTCTTGTAATAGTAATACTATTTTCGAGAAACCTAAAGATCTTATTCCTAAAGATACTATGAGTCTTTTATTACAAGAAATGATGATTGCCACAAGTGCAAAATTCATTAAAAATAAAAATTCAGAAAAAAACATCAATTATATGCCGCTTGTTTACAACAAGTTTAAAATTGATAGTACACGTTTTGATAAAAGCAATTATTATTACATGTCTAAAATCGATTTGTATCAAAAAATATTAGAAGATGCAGTAGAAAATATCGAAGCTAGAAATACTGTTTATAAAGACCTTAAAACAAAACTAGACTCTATAAGAAAAGATTCTTTAGACAGAATTAGAGACAAGCAAAAAAGATTAGATAGCTTAAAATTAGTAGGTAAATTAGACACTTTAGCAACCGGTAAAGTTTTAGACGAAATTATTACGCGCGAATAA
- a CDS encoding SDR family oxidoreductase: MILVTGGTGLVGAHLLYHLIKNDEKIRAIYRSEEKIKAVEKVFSYYTDDTSLITKIDWFKADITEVPAMIPAFKNIEKVYHCAAFISFNPKDYREMRKVNIHGTAIIVNLAIDAKVKKMCFVGSIASVGDALNGQLITEENEWNKEEDNSGYSITKFGAEMEVWRASQEGVEVVIVNPGVILGSGFWFAGSGKLFSQVYNGFKYYTEGITGFIGVKDVVKTMMFLMDSNIKNERFILVSENKTYKEVFFLIADAFGKKRPSIKIKRWQTSLLWRFASFLSFFTKKEPLLSKYSAKSAHEVSKYSSEKINKVLNFNFAKVDEVIDNVVKNYTK, translated from the coding sequence ATGATTTTAGTAACCGGAGGAACAGGTTTAGTTGGTGCACATTTGTTATATCATTTAATTAAAAATGATGAAAAAATACGTGCAATTTATAGATCTGAAGAAAAAATTAAAGCTGTAGAAAAAGTTTTTTCTTATTACACAGATGACACTTCTTTAATTACTAAAATAGATTGGTTTAAGGCAGATATTACAGAGGTTCCGGCAATGATACCTGCATTTAAAAACATCGAAAAAGTTTATCATTGTGCTGCATTTATTTCTTTTAATCCGAAAGATTATAGAGAAATGAGAAAGGTTAATATACATGGTACTGCTATAATTGTAAACCTTGCAATAGATGCTAAGGTTAAAAAAATGTGTTTTGTGGGTTCTATTGCTTCTGTAGGTGATGCGTTAAACGGACAATTAATTACAGAAGAAAACGAATGGAATAAAGAAGAAGACAATAGCGGTTATTCGATTACTAAGTTTGGCGCAGAAATGGAAGTTTGGCGAGCAAGCCAAGAAGGTGTAGAGGTTGTTATTGTAAATCCGGGAGTAATTTTAGGAAGCGGATTTTGGTTTGCTGGTTCTGGTAAATTATTTAGCCAAGTTTATAACGGATTTAAATATTATACAGAAGGTATTACAGGGTTTATTGGTGTAAAAGATGTTGTAAAAACAATGATGTTTTTAATGGACTCTAATATTAAAAATGAACGCTTTATATTGGTGTCAGAAAACAAAACTTACAAAGAAGTTTTCTTTTTAATTGCCGATGCTTTTGGTAAAAAAAGACCATCAATTAAAATAAAAAGATGGCAAACAAGTTTACTTTGGCGATTTGCATCTTTCTTATCGTTTTTCACAAAAAAAGAACCTTTATTAAGTAAATACTCGGCAAAATCTGCACACGAAGTTTCTAAATATTCATCAGAAAAAATAAATAAAGTACTAAATTTTAACTTTGCTAAAGTAGATGAGGTAATTGACAATGTTGTAAAAAACTATACGAAGTAA
- a CDS encoding EthD family reductase produces the protein MIKVSVMYPNVNDVRFDAKYYKNSHLPMVIKALGNALKGIELDLGLAGRNSDEKAPYVAIAHLKFDSIASFKESFGPHAKMFAEDVKNYSNVEGEIQISELITF, from the coding sequence ATGATTAAAGTATCTGTAATGTATCCAAATGTAAATGATGTTCGTTTTGATGCAAAATATTATAAAAACTCGCATTTACCAATGGTAATTAAAGCTTTAGGAAACGCTTTAAAAGGTATAGAATTAGACTTAGGGTTAGCAGGAAGAAATTCTGATGAAAAGGCGCCTTATGTAGCAATTGCACATTTAAAATTCGATAGTATTGCAAGCTTTAAAGAATCTTTTGGTCCGCATGCAAAAATGTTTGCAGAAGATGTAAAAAATTATAGTAATGTAGAAGGAGAAATTCAAATAAGTGAATTAATAACATTTTAG
- a CDS encoding DsbA family oxidoreductase — MTSKLKIDIVSDVVCPWCTIGYKRLEKAIEELGVKDQIEIEWQPFELNPNMPKEGQNVVEHITEKYGSTIEQQNESKRNMTEIGADLGFKFDYFDDMKMVNTFDAHVLLEYAKDFDKQTELKMTLTKAFFSDRKDVSEKEILKEALLEVGLNADEGLAKLDDEKARLEVRNKQNYWKNLGVNSVPTIVFDRKSAVTGAQPIATFKQVLTELIKEK; from the coding sequence ATGACAAGTAAATTAAAAATAGATATTGTATCAGACGTTGTTTGCCCTTGGTGCACAATTGGTTATAAACGATTAGAAAAAGCAATTGAAGAATTAGGTGTTAAAGATCAAATAGAAATAGAATGGCAACCATTTGAGTTAAATCCGAATATGCCAAAAGAAGGTCAGAATGTAGTAGAACATATTACAGAAAAATATGGTTCTACAATAGAGCAACAAAACGAATCTAAACGGAACATGACAGAAATAGGCGCAGATTTAGGGTTTAAGTTTGATTATTTTGATGATATGAAAATGGTAAACACTTTTGATGCTCATGTTTTATTAGAATATGCCAAAGATTTTGATAAACAAACCGAGTTAAAAATGACTTTAACGAAAGCCTTTTTTAGTGATAGAAAAGATGTTTCAGAAAAAGAAATTTTAAAAGAAGCGCTTTTAGAGGTTGGTTTAAATGCTGATGAAGGATTGGCTAAATTAGATGATGAAAAAGCTAGGTTAGAAGTTAGAAATAAACAAAATTATTGGAAAAACTTAGGTGTAAATTCTGTACCAACAATTGTTTTTGATAGAAAAAGTGCAGTTACAGGTGCGCAACCTATTGCTACTTTTAAGCAAGTTTTAACCGAACTGATTAAAGAAAAATAA
- a CDS encoding carboxymuconolactone decarboxylase family protein, which produces MTTLKIHNIESAPADAKPLLENSQKAYGMIPGLHGVLAGSPQILQAYQTLHELFTQSSFNEEELTVVWQAINVEHSCHYCVPAHTGIANMMKVDENITEALRNETPLESSKLEALRTMTLAIVKNRGNVTQADLDAFYVAGYQEKHVLDIILGLSQKTISNYTNHIANTPVDAAFEKFAWSKK; this is translated from the coding sequence ATGACAACATTAAAAATACACAACATCGAATCTGCACCTGCAGATGCAAAGCCTTTATTAGAAAACTCTCAAAAAGCATACGGAATGATACCTGGTTTACATGGCGTTTTAGCAGGTTCTCCTCAAATATTACAGGCTTACCAAACGTTACACGAGTTATTTACACAATCATCTTTTAACGAAGAAGAACTTACAGTAGTTTGGCAAGCAATTAATGTAGAGCATTCATGTCATTATTGTGTACCAGCGCATACAGGAATCGCAAATATGATGAAAGTTGATGAAAACATTACAGAGGCATTGCGTAACGAAACTCCTTTAGAAAGTTCTAAATTAGAAGCATTACGTACAATGACTTTAGCAATTGTAAAGAACAGAGGTAATGTTACTCAAGCAGATTTAGATGCTTTTTATGTAGCAGGTTACCAAGAGAAGCATGTTTTAGATATTATTTTAGGTTTATCTCAAAAGACAATTAGTAACTATACAAACCATATTGCAAATACACCTGTAGATGCAGCTTTCGAAAAATTTGCTTGGTCAAAAAAGTAA
- a CDS encoding YHS domain-containing (seleno)protein, whose protein sequence is MRNLITFLVLAFSTTIFAQDYNLKKGYVAEGYDVVAYFSNKAEKGDKKYTANYDGVKFKFSSQENLDTFKNAPENYLPQYGGYCAYAIGVKAEKVSIDPETFEIRDKKLYLFYNSWGTNTLKLWKKEGADELKIKADKNWKKITKK, encoded by the coding sequence ATGAGAAATTTAATAACATTTTTAGTACTTGCTTTTTCTACAACTATTTTTGCACAAGATTATAATTTAAAAAAAGGATATGTTGCAGAAGGTTATGATGTTGTAGCCTATTTTAGTAATAAAGCAGAAAAAGGAGATAAAAAATATACAGCAAATTACGACGGAGTAAAGTTTAAGTTTTCATCTCAGGAAAATTTAGATACGTTTAAAAATGCACCAGAAAATTACTTGCCGCAATATGGTGGTTATTGTGCATATGCAATTGGTGTTAAAGCCGAAAAAGTCTCTATAGACCCAGAAACTTTTGAAATTAGAGATAAAAAACTATACTTATTTTATAATTCTTGGGGAACAAATACGTTAAAATTATGGAAGAAGGAAGGTGCTGATGAACTTAAAATAAAAGCCGATAAAAACTGGAAAAAAATAACTAAAAAATAA
- a CDS encoding TetR/AcrR family transcriptional regulator — MARKKQYNEQVVIEKAMALFWRNGYENTSVRMLEKEMGINQFSIYASFGNKQGVFLESIKCYRKQIRQITDILENGKNGIKDIKDYFFNFLEFSKENACYKGCLVTNTVSELKSEENPLIMKELLFFSNEIKQLFVRSLKQNDYEEVLIDKKANFLMNSLLGLSIASKVYSTKELEEIIEMTFLNN, encoded by the coding sequence ATGGCAAGAAAAAAACAATATAACGAGCAAGTAGTTATAGAAAAAGCAATGGCTTTATTCTGGCGAAATGGCTATGAAAATACCTCTGTTAGAATGTTAGAAAAAGAAATGGGAATTAATCAATTTTCTATTTATGCTAGTTTTGGTAATAAACAAGGTGTTTTTTTAGAGAGTATAAAATGTTATCGAAAACAAATTAGACAGATTACAGACATTTTAGAAAATGGTAAAAACGGAATTAAAGATATTAAAGACTATTTTTTTAATTTTTTAGAATTCTCTAAAGAAAACGCATGTTACAAAGGTTGTTTGGTAACAAATACTGTTAGCGAATTAAAAAGTGAAGAAAACCCTCTAATAATGAAAGAGTTATTGTTTTTTTCGAATGAAATAAAACAATTGTTTGTAAGAAGTTTAAAACAAAACGACTACGAAGAGGTGTTAATTGATAAGAAAGCAAATTTTCTTATGAATAGTCTTTTAGGTTTATCGATAGCATCTAAAGTATACAGCACAAAAGAATTAGAAGAAATTATAGAAATGACTTTTTTAAATAATTAG